From Arcticibacter tournemirensis, one genomic window encodes:
- a CDS encoding serine hydrolase yields the protein MKYKLLSFLIFFSVSVLAQVDKKLTALLQDAAKGFDGTVGIYVQNLKTNKTAAINADTLFPTASMIKVSILCGVMDKIEKGELLYNQKLVYRDSLLYPGVDILGSFKDNETIDLSKVAMLMITMSDNTASLWLQKLVSGTYINNWLDQNGFKVMRVNSRVEGREPVRKIYGWGVTTPYEMCRLFTLIRNGKVVSPAASERIYRNLVRIYWDEGALSQIPPYVQAASKQGAVDASRSETVLVNAPHGDYVFSVITKNNKDQSWSETNQAHQLIRRISSLLWHYFEPHSNWKPSVGIDKYMRNE from the coding sequence ATGAAATATAAGCTACTGTCTTTTCTCATTTTTTTCTCTGTGAGCGTGCTCGCCCAGGTCGATAAAAAACTTACAGCATTGCTTCAGGATGCTGCAAAAGGCTTCGACGGCACAGTGGGTATTTATGTACAAAACCTTAAAACGAATAAAACTGCTGCAATCAATGCGGATACGCTGTTTCCAACTGCGAGTATGATAAAGGTGAGCATTCTCTGCGGGGTGATGGACAAAATAGAGAAGGGGGAATTGCTGTATAATCAAAAGTTGGTTTATCGCGATTCTCTGCTTTATCCGGGTGTGGATATTTTAGGCTCTTTTAAAGATAATGAGACAATTGATCTTAGTAAAGTAGCCATGTTGATGATCACGATGAGTGACAATACCGCTAGTCTCTGGCTTCAAAAGCTCGTAAGCGGAACTTACATAAATAACTGGCTTGATCAAAACGGGTTCAAGGTAATGCGTGTTAATTCGCGTGTGGAAGGCCGGGAGCCGGTACGCAAAATATACGGATGGGGCGTTACTACTCCCTACGAAATGTGCCGTTTGTTTACCTTGATTAGAAATGGGAAGGTCGTTAGTCCCGCTGCCAGCGAACGAATTTATCGTAATCTTGTCCGGATCTATTGGGACGAAGGAGCGCTATCGCAGATTCCCCCTTATGTGCAGGCTGCCAGTAAGCAGGGAGCTGTCGATGCTTCACGATCTGAAACGGTTCTGGTGAATGCCCCGCACGGCGACTATGTTTTTTCGGTCATCACTAAAAATAATAAAGATCAAAGTTGGTCGGAAACGAATCAAGCCCACCAGCTTATTCGTCGTATATCTTCGCTTCTCTGGCATTACTTTGAGCCTCATAGCAATTGGAAGCCCTCTGTGGGTATCGATAAATATATGCGCAATGAATAA
- a CDS encoding TIGR00266 family protein → MISNHEIDYRIFGEEMQYVEVELDPNETAVAEPGSFMMMDDGIQMQTIFGDGSQQSGGLLGKLFSAGKRLLTGENLFMTAFTNAGYGKKKVSFASPYPGKIIPVDLQLLGGRVICQKDAFLCAAKGVSVGIEFQRRLGTGLFGGEGFIMQKLEGDGMAFMHAGGHVLEKQLMPGELLKVDTGCLVGFTYGVDYNIEFVGGIRNTIFGGEGVFFATLRGPGKVWIQTLPVSRLAARILQYGTVQRKEEGSILGGLGNLLDGDGR, encoded by the coding sequence ATGATTAGCAACCATGAAATAGACTACCGCATTTTCGGAGAAGAAATGCAGTATGTAGAAGTAGAACTCGATCCAAATGAAACCGCTGTGGCCGAACCAGGTTCATTTATGATGATGGACGACGGCATACAAATGCAGACCATCTTTGGCGATGGAAGTCAGCAGTCGGGCGGCTTACTGGGAAAATTATTCAGCGCCGGCAAACGCCTGCTTACCGGAGAAAACCTGTTCATGACTGCTTTCACAAATGCAGGATATGGTAAAAAGAAAGTAAGTTTCGCTTCGCCGTATCCGGGCAAGATCATACCTGTTGACTTGCAGCTTCTGGGAGGCCGGGTAATCTGCCAGAAGGATGCCTTTTTGTGTGCAGCAAAAGGCGTAAGCGTCGGCATAGAGTTCCAGCGCCGGCTTGGTACAGGTCTGTTTGGCGGCGAGGGTTTCATTATGCAAAAGCTGGAAGGCGACGGCATGGCGTTTATGCATGCCGGAGGCCACGTGCTTGAAAAGCAGCTCATGCCAGGCGAACTACTAAAAGTTGACACCGGATGTCTTGTTGGTTTTACTTATGGTGTCGACTATAACATTGAGTTTGTTGGCGGCATCCGTAATACCATATTTGGAGGAGAAGGTGTTTTCTTTGCTACATTACGAGGCCCTGGGAAAGTGTGGATCCAAACGCTTCCGGTTAGTCGCCTGGCTGCGCGTATTTTACAATATGGCACCGTACAACGCAAAGAAGAAGGCAGTATTCTGGGCGGCCTCGGCAATCTTCTTGATGGCGATGGAAGGTAA